The sequence TGCTCATTTTGCCGGCATCAATACTTTTTTGCATAACATCGACATTGATTTGGTCTGCTTCCACAGCCAATTTATCGGCTTCAATGGTGTTCTCTAAAGATTTCAAACTATTATAAGCGGTTTTTAATTGAACTTCCTGATTAACTGGTAACGTTTGAAGTTTTGCCTTTTTATCTTCAATACCCAATTGAACTTGGTCTGCTACCATTGTATCATCATAAAAAAAGTCAATATCGTATTCAATCTGGGAAATGTCAATATCTTCTTTATACTTTTTGAGATCATAATTGTCTTGGGTTGCCTTGGTGATCCTGCCGTAGATGTCCTTCTCATCAAATACCGTATATTGAATCGGGTCTGAGGTCAGGATGACATTCCGATTGATATCAATTCCCAGGTCTTGTTTCAACGTAATCATGGAAGAATTTACAGTATTCGTTATAGCCTTTACGCTTGCTTCGAGCCTAGTTTTCTGTGCATTGTAAGAATATATATCCGAAGGTATCTTTAAGCCCAATTTTATCTGGAGGTTAACTTGATTAATGATTGTTTCCAGATTTGCCAACTGCTTTTTTGTATTCTCCGCTTGCTGTCGAAGTGTTAAAACACCTTCATATTCATTAGTGATCTGTACCTTAAGTGCTTTCAATTTAGTATCTCTGTCATGCTTAGCATTATCTAATGTCCATTGGGTCCGTTTATAGTTCAGACTTAAATCTTTCTTAGAATCTTCATCAACGACAGGAATATTTGCATTTTGCCTCGCCAAAGTCTGTTCATTTTGTTTGTCATAGATCTCTATTTGGCTGTCAGTTAATTTCAGCGTACTGTTGCCTGTTTCTACAGACTTCAAAGCGTCCTCTAAGGAGAGATTCAGAGTAGAATTATCGGCTGGTGGTGTAGCCGCCGGTTCGGCAGTGTTCGTCGAAGGAGGGGCCGTAGTAGCAGGGGCCGTTTGAGCGGCACTGTCCACTGCCAAGGTACTATGAGTAGAAAATGCAATTGAAGCTGAAAGAAGAAGAGCGAAAAACGTTAAATAACTCTTTTTCAAACTAAACACCTCCATTTTTAGTAGTTAATCATCGATTTTCCCGACTAGATTTTGTAGTAGGATTCGGATTATTCTTAGAACTGGATTGGCTAGTTGAATTACTGCTCATAGAGCTTGAAGGTTGAAAACCAATGCCGCAGGCCGTATCCATCATAGTCTGTGCCAGCCAAGCATCTAATTTTGAATTTTTATAATTCACATCGGCCTGAGCCTTGGATACTCTTGCATCCCCAAGCTCTTTTAAAGTAATCTGAGAATTATCAAATTGAATTTGTGCTGTTTGATCATTAAAGTTTGCCTGGTCGTCCAGGTCTTTCATCGCTTCCATGTTCTTCATCGCGTTTTCTAAGGTCTTGTAGTTATTTGTGATATCCAACTGGACATTTATTTTTGCAAGATCTAAGTCATTCTGAGCACTTTCGATGGCATATTCCTGTTTCTGGACGTAAAATTGAAAATCCGTAGGCAATTCAGCCTTGCCATAGTCATATTCCTTCTTTTTCGTATCTAGTGTACTCTGGGCATTCATTATCTCTGCTCGCTTGCCTAAGGCCGTGTTTATATAATCATTTAAGGATTTTATTTGGGCAGCGGGAGTTATGTTATAGTCCTGAAGGGTATACTGCTTTGCTGTGTCTTCACCCATCATATTGCTCATTGACAGAGATGCCGAGTTAACACCTTTTTGAGCACTATCGTGTCGATACTGAGCTTTAAGATACGCGATCTCACTTAATCTGAGTTGAGATTGGGAAATCAACCCTAACGACAGCTGTAGCTGTGCTTTTTTATAATCGGCATCTAGATTATCCATAAGACCCTTTTGTATAGTCAAAGCATAGTTTGCTTTCAAAAGACCAATATAGGCTTTATACGACGATAATCGCACGGCATTTTTAACAACAAGTTGCCCATTCGTAACCTGGGTCAACATATTATTAACTTCCATAGGTCTGAGAATAATCGTTTCCACTAATTGATAAGAATTTCCATATTGTAAACCATATCGTGCACCATCAACCGCAGCTTTTATATCTGCATAATTTTTCTGAGTTAGCGTTACTTGTCTATTGATCAATTGAACGTCTTGAGAATTTTTAATAGACTTTATGGCAACCTTTTCAATATCCAAAGTATCATCCGAAGCCATCACAGTGTTAGTCGAAACAAGCAGCATTAAAGCAACCATGAAAATGGAAATTACTTTTTTCACATAAATCCTCCTTTACTAATAAGTCATACTACGCTAGCACTATTTACAAAACCGACCGTTCGGTCATCTCATTAGTTATACTTGAAATTTCGTTAGAAATCAATCCCTTTAATGAGTACTCTAAACAAAAATTTCACATATTCAAAATTCATCGAACACGCACTCGATTACAG is a genomic window of Desulfosporosinus sp. Sb-LF containing:
- a CDS encoding TolC family protein; its protein translation is MKKVISIFMVALMLLVSTNTVMASDDTLDIEKVAIKSIKNSQDVQLINRQVTLTQKNYADIKAAVDGARYGLQYGNSYQLVETIILRPMEVNNMLTQVTNGQLVVKNAVRLSSYKAYIGLLKANYALTIQKGLMDNLDADYKKAQLQLSLGLISQSQLRLSEIAYLKAQYRHDSAQKGVNSASLSMSNMMGEDTAKQYTLQDYNITPAAQIKSLNDYINTALGKRAEIMNAQSTLDTKKKEYDYGKAELPTDFQFYVQKQEYAIESAQNDLDLAKINVQLDITNNYKTLENAMKNMEAMKDLDDQANFNDQTAQIQFDNSQITLKELGDARVSKAQADVNYKNSKLDAWLAQTMMDTACGIGFQPSSSMSSNSTSQSSSKNNPNPTTKSSRENR
- a CDS encoding TolC family protein, whose translation is MKKSYLTFFALLLSASIAFSTHSTLAVDSAAQTAPATTAPPSTNTAEPAATPPADNSTLNLSLEDALKSVETGNSTLKLTDSQIEIYDKQNEQTLARQNANIPVVDEDSKKDLSLNYKRTQWTLDNAKHDRDTKLKALKVQITNEYEGVLTLRQQAENTKKQLANLETIINQVNLQIKLGLKIPSDIYSYNAQKTRLEASVKAITNTVNSSMITLKQDLGIDINRNVILTSDPIQYTVFDEKDIYGRITKATQDNYDLKKYKEDIDISQIEYDIDFFYDDTMVADQVQLGIEDKKAKLQTLPVNQEVQLKTAYNSLKSLENTIEADKLAVEADQINVDVMQKSIDAGKMSSLDMIALQNALLNDQFTLQQDTNTYMTAAMNFQNSLDN